A window of Companilactobacillus allii genomic DNA:
CGACGTAATACTTCCATGCCGTCTAGTTTTGGTAACATCCAATCAAGTAAGATAAGTAATAACTCGTTTTGGTGTTCCTCATATTTCTCCATAGCTTCTAGGCCGTCATTAGCTACCACGACATTGAAGTCCTCAAATTGTAGTTCTTTTGTTAGATAACTTGAAAGACTTAATTCATCTTCAACGATTAAAATAGTATTTTTCATTTGAACCTCCAAAAAGGTATTCGATGTATTTATTATAAGTGATAATCGTTTTGTTTAGATATTTTTTATTGAAATATATTACTAAAAAAGGCAGTACCCAAATTGGATACTGCCTAATCTCGTTTTACTTTTTAATTCCCAATTTAACCTGACATTCAGGGCACAACCCATAAACTTCCATATGGTTGCCAGAAATCATATATCCAGAAATGTCGGCGGTCTTTTCTTCCAAGGCCTTCTCATCTTTACTGAATCCGGGATATGATACATCCACAATTTTACCACAATTGGTACATATTGCATGATAATGTGGGGTACCGAAGTAATCATAGTGGGTACTGCCATCGCCATTTTGTAATTCCACGACTAGATGATGCTCAACAAATGTATTTAAAGTGTTATAAATCGTTGATGAACCCATATTCGGAAGATCTTTGCTCAGGCCAGATCTGATGGTTTCAACAGTAGGGTGATTATGATGACTGGCCAAATAGGCCAAGATGATATGACGCTGTGGTGTAACTCGTAATTTGTGCTCTTTTAAAACCTTCAGAGTATCCTCCATGACAGAACTATTAGCCATAAGCAATCTTCCTTTCTACTATTTATCATTAAATTAGAATCATTACAATGTAAGTATAGTACTTTTGTATTGAGAATATCAATTAATGTTTACTTATGTAGCCAACGCTATTGGCAACTTGTAAGTTTACTTTTTTCTGAAAAAGGTTTAATATGTATTCGTTAGTAAGTAAGAACCATTCCAAGATAGAAACGATTACAGATTAAGGAGTGAGGAAGATGCAAAAGAAAAAGAAGAACAGAAGCCTTGCTGAAAAGATAAATGTCATGCGTGCTAGTGTTATGGGTGCTAATGATGGCATTGTTTCAGTTGCCGGTATCGTTATTGGTGTAGCTGGTGCCAGAAGTAGTAATTATGCGATTTTCCTAGCCGGTATTGCTGGTATGCTTGCTGGGACCATCTCGATGGCAATGGGTGAGTGGGTCTCTGTTAGTACCCAACGTGACAGTGAACGTCGTGCAATTGAGAAGGAGTCAGCAGCACTTGATGGCAATTACGATAGAGAATTTGAATTCATCAAGAACAAGTATCAATCGACCGGGATTTCTTCTGATTTGGCATTAAAGGCCACCAAAGAAATGATGAGTGATGATTCACTTGATGTTGCAGTCCGTGAAAGATATGGATTCAATCCCAAAGAACACACCAGTGCCATTGCCGCAGCGTTGGCATCAATGATTTCATTTCCAACTGGCTCGATTCTGCCATTATTATCAATAACCCTGTTTCCAAGTAATATTAAGATTGTCGCAACCGTAGTTGCAGTGATCATTGCTTTGACAGTGACAGGCTATACAGCCGCAGCTTTAGGCAACGCTAATAGACTAAAGGCCGTATTCAGAAATGTTCTATCAGGATTATTAACAATGCTTGTAACTTATTTAATAGGATCGCTATTCGCACACTAAGGATGTGACAAGATTGATGAAAGCAGTAAATGTTGCAAAATCAAAAAAGCAAAAGAAAACAATGGCAGAACGTTCCAACACACTACGTGCCGGAGTTTTAGGATCAAATGATGGAATCTTAACAGTTGTTGGTGTGTTATTTTCAGTAGCCGTCGCAACAACGAATCAGTTCACAATTTTTATTGCCGGCTTGTCCGATCTTCTAGCATGTGCTTTTTCAATGGCTTCTGGCGAATACGCTTCAGTTAGCTCCCAAAAGGATACAGAAAAAGCAGCTATTGAAAAAGAACGTGAACTAATCAAGACAGACTTTGCAGGCGAAGTTCAAGCAGTGGCAGACTTCTACGTAAAACGTGGTGTTACC
This region includes:
- a CDS encoding Fur family transcriptional regulator — its product is MANSSVMEDTLKVLKEHKLRVTPQRHIILAYLASHHNHPTVETIRSGLSKDLPNMGSSTIYNTLNTFVEHHLVVELQNGDGSTHYDYFGTPHYHAICTNCGKIVDVSYPGFSKDEKALEEKTADISGYMISGNHMEVYGLCPECQVKLGIKK
- a CDS encoding VIT1/CCC1 transporter family protein, which translates into the protein MQKKKKNRSLAEKINVMRASVMGANDGIVSVAGIVIGVAGARSSNYAIFLAGIAGMLAGTISMAMGEWVSVSTQRDSERRAIEKESAALDGNYDREFEFIKNKYQSTGISSDLALKATKEMMSDDSLDVAVRERYGFNPKEHTSAIAAALASMISFPTGSILPLLSITLFPSNIKIVATVVAVIIALTVTGYTAAALGNANRLKAVFRNVLSGLLTMLVTYLIGSLFAH